In Citrus sinensis cultivar Valencia sweet orange chromosome 4, DVS_A1.0, whole genome shotgun sequence, one DNA window encodes the following:
- the LOC102627970 gene encoding phosphatidylinositol-3-phosphatase myotubularin-1-like — protein sequence MENLYFSDGWDRTTQLVALANLLLDPYYRTFAGFQALVEKDWLAFGHPFSDRVGMPTLSGSGDISFELCRQSSTGSFPSSPMRQSSGSLAPQASGSSHAQNNYSPIFLQWVDCVSQLMRMYPFAFEFSSRKPIVDFSTLSYPGFSGGFLRLCAFLSLWKLLVQQVVSH from the exons atggaaaatttgtatttcag TGATGGTTGGGATAGAACAACTCAGTTGGTTGCACTTGCTAATTTGTTACTTGATCCATACTATCGAACATTCGCTGGATTTCAG GCACTTGTTGAAAAAGATTGGCTAGCATTTGGCCATCCATTTTCGGATCGTGTGGGAATGCCAACCCTCTCTGGAAGTGGTGATATATCTTTTGAATTATGTAGGCAGTCCTCTACTGGGAGTTTTCCGTCATCACCCATGCGCCAATCGTCTGGTTCATTAGCACCTCAAGCTTCTGGTTCTTCTCATGCACAGAATAACTATTCTCCCATATTTTTGCAG TGGGTTGATTGTGTTTCACAATTGATGCGGATGTATCCATTTGCCTTTGAGTTCTCGTCG AGAAAACCAATTGTTGACTTTTCTACTCTTTCGTATCCAGGCTTTTCTGGTGGATTTCTTAGACTGTGTGCTTTCTTGTCGCTTTGGAAACTTCTTGTGCAACAGGTAGTTTCACATTAA
- the LOC127901831 gene encoding protein STRICTOSIDINE SYNTHASE-LIKE 10-like encodes MKNSLLIIFFFLALTLSPSFGLHSNVGGSRKGNHHLKLQLPAGVVGPESLAFDCNGEGPYAGVSDGRILKWQDSKLGWTEFAITTPFRRLRRICDGTSSTILEPLCGRPLGIKFNPVTCDLYIADAYFGLMVVGRNGGPAKQLASSAERIPFRFTNALDIDPNTGVVYFTDRSMYFQRRQYPMLIESGDRSGRLLKYDPRNKQVTVLRRGLAFPNGVTLSNDKSFLLVAESDSRRILRFWVEGESVIYSPQPFAQVAQFPDNIETDRNGDFWVALNTKRGNDKTDLVAVKLDGSNGNVLDVLEGNKQNALDSVSEVEEHGGYLYAGSPVQPYVVVIKA; translated from the exons ATGAAAAACTCTCTcctcatcattttcttctttcttgccCTTACGCTTTCTCCTAGTTTCGGCTTACATTCTAATGTCGGCGGCAGTCGCAAAGGCAACCACCATCTTAAGCTTCAGCTTCCGGCCGGAGTAGTTGGCCCTGAAAGCCTTGCTTTCGACTGCAATGGCGAAGGGCCGTACGCCGGTGTTTCCGACGGTAGAATTCTCAAGTGGCAAGACTCAAAACTTGGTTGGACTGAATTTGCCATCACCACTCCATTCAG GCGGCTAAGGAGGATATGTGATGGCACAAGCAGCACGATTTTAGAACCCTTATGTGGGAGGCCGTTGGGCATTAAATTCAATCCTGTTACATGCGATCTTTACATCGCTGATGCATACTTTGGCTTGATGGTCGTCGGGAGAAACGGCGGCCCAGCGaaacaacttgcttcttcagctGAAAGAATTCCCTTTCGCTTCACAAACGCCTTGGACATTGATCCCAATACCGGCGTTGTTTATTTTACCGACAGAAGCATGTACTTCCAAAGAAGACAGTACCCTATGCTGATCGAAAGCGGAGACAGAAGTGGAAGATTATTGAAATACGATCCTCGCAACAAACAAGTGACGGTATTACGAAGGGGCTTAGCATTTCCAAATGGCGTCACCCTGAGTAACGACAAATCATTTTTACTGGTTGCTGAATCAGATTCAAGGAGGATTCTAAGGTTCTGGGTTGAAGGTGAGAGCGTTATATATTCTCCGCAACCGTTCGCTCAAGTTGCTCAATTTCCGGACAACATCGAGACAGACAGGAACGGAGACTTTTGGGTTGCACTAAACACTAAGAGAGGAAATGACAAGACAGATCTTGTGGCGGTAAAGCTTGATGGCAGCAATGGCAATGTCCTTGATGTTTTAGAaggaaataaacaaaatgcaCTCGATTCTGTTAGCGAAGTCGAAGAACATGGTGGATATTTGTACGCGGGATCTCCAGTGCAGCCTTACGTTGTTGTAATCAAGGCTTAG
- the LOC102628561 gene encoding protein STRICTOSIDINE SYNTHASE-LIKE 10-like translates to MLIDSGDRSGRLLRYDTCSKVLTVLQRGLAFPNGVTLNKDKSFLPVAESNSMKILKFWIQGERVTFSPQPFAQLSKFPGNIEMECKGNFRVALDTERRNIERDLVAVKLDGNGNILKVLQGNERNAFDFVSEVEEHVVVIKA, encoded by the coding sequence ATGTTGATCGATAGTGGAGATAGAAGTGGGAGGTTGTTGAGATACGATACTTGCAGTAAAGTGCTGACAGTCCTACAAAGAGGCCTAGCATTTCCAAATGGCGTAACCCTAAACAAAGATAAATCATTCCTACCAGTTGCTGAATCGAATTCgatgaagattttaaaattttggattcAAGGTGAGAGAGTTACATTCTCTCCGCAACCTTTTGCTCAGCTTTCGAAATTTCCAGGCAACATCGAGATGGAGTGTAAAGGAAACTTTCGGGTTGCATTGGACACTGAAAGACGAAATATTGAAAGAGATCTTGTGGCGGTTAAGCTTGACGGCAATGGTAATATTCTGAAAGTTTTACAAGGAAATGAACGAAAtgcatttgattttgttaGCGAAGTTGAAGAACATGTTGTTGTAATCAAGGCTTAG